Proteins found in one Hemibagrus wyckioides isolate EC202008001 linkage group LG23, SWU_Hwy_1.0, whole genome shotgun sequence genomic segment:
- the mtmr11 gene encoding myotubularin-related protein 11 isoform X2 has protein sequence MTQSSLHARGRDMFGLCCLPGECVLQRAVLVRKKLSPKEGGGWLSGTLFCTHFRVAFVPQDSARPDDNADPVLLGDHDVALASIEKVVAVGPSRTKLVTPNSSLKFTPEELVLYCRDLRVLCFLFDRLTPDAQAVEITYTIAKTYQPLKPGTILSFQNAALGSIEMKQFLSNRRRDPSMNWYESAADWEQELERTGATGWRVSAVNDRFEMSTSLSRFNVVPQKVLDTELKKTFAHFNEGRIPRWCWRHPRGSDLLRMASFQNNIYHEKDDIRNLELILFGGQTQCVVVDLGDEMPSPADVQLAHTRLRSLCLGDISSSMSSVPDDKWLSTLEGTHWLDYTRCCLRKAAEVSCLLQRGQLTVVLQEPEDRDMNCVVSSLVQVMCDPHCRSVAGFQSLVQKEWVMAGHRFLSRINYHRDSDKEEAPIFLLFLDCVWQLWAQFPARFQLTEAYLLAIHDSVQLPLFNTFLANCQRERCRRSQHLAPSYTPVNGLRELPRGSAEEPVDPPYPPVWDWALQYSSQRRALFTQPVCQPVSPAPVLNGNLNTNLEPEWSDSALGSVFLLSRGVFSCPSNLLPWRSGGGSGSYKKSHNRAPSCEGLPALERLIRAEPLPSSLHEPHGPLLPLLLGPCVHIWRNCYLRGALHAQAFTYPMSSNTRHPVEQLAWEVENLRERLAQASTGRPPNRKRQEHRRLGSNLNQNANNGTFLFSSSSSSSSSSSSSSSSSTSSSSSRSSHQESPGRVSGRSGYSDGPKHTFLFGRPAASSSAKLPKSSGSLGHKPR, from the exons GCGAGTGCGTCCTCCAGAGAGCCGTTCTGGTGAGGAAGAAGCTCTCGCCTAAAGAAGGAGGAGGCTGGCTCTCAGGAACTCTGTTCTGCACACATTTCCGTGTGGCCTTCGTGCCTCAGGACAGCGCCAGACCAGAC GACAATGCCGATCCAGTGCTGCTCGGAGACCATGATGTCGCTCTGGCATCCATCGAGAAGGTCGTGGCCG TGGGACCGTCCCGAACCAAACTGGTGACCCCTAACTCCTCTCTGAAGTTCACTCCTGAGGAACTGGTGCTGTACTGCAGAGACCTGCGAGTCCTCTGCTTCCTGTTTGACAGACTGACCCCTGACGCTCAGgctgtggag ATTACGTACACCATCGCCAAGACGTACCAGCCTCTGAAACCCGGTACCATCCTGTCCTTCCAGAACGCGGCGCTTGGGAGCATCG AAATGAAACAGTTCTTGAGCAACCGGAGGCGTGACCCGAGCATGAACTGGTACGAGAGTGCGGCAGACTGGGAGCAGGAACTGGAGCGGACCGGAGCCACTGGCTGGAGGGTCAGCGCCGTCAACGACCGCTTCGAAATGTCCACCAG TCTGTCCAGGTTTAACGTGGTTCCTCAGAAGGTCCTGGACACAgagctgaagaaaacattcgCACATTTTAATGAGGGTCGCATCCCG CGCTGGTGTTGGAGGCATCCACGTGGCAGTGACCTGCTCCGTATGGCCAGCTTTCAAAACAACATCTACCACGAGAAGGACGATATCCG GAACTTGGAGCTGATCCTGTTTGGCGGTCAGACGCAGTGTGTGGTGGTGGACCTCGGGGATGAGATGCCTTCTCCTGCAGACGTCCAGCTCGCACACACACGACTGCGGTCACTCTGCCTCGGAG ATATCTCTTCCTCCATGTCCTCCGTGCCGGATGATAAGTGGCTGTCCACTCTGGAGGGAACTCACTGGCTGGACTACACCAG gTGCTGTCTGAGAAAAGCTGCAGAAGTGTCCTGTTTGCTGCAGAGAGGTCAATTAACCGTCGTTCTTCAAG AGCCAGAGGATCGGGACATGAACTGCGTGGTGTCCAGTCTGGTGCAGGTGATGTGTGACCCTCACTGCCGCAGCGTTGCTGGATTCCAGAGCCTCGTGCAGAAGGAGTGGGTGATGGCTGGACACAGATTCCTCAGCCGCATCAACTACCACAGAGACAGCGACAAAGAGGAG gCTCCGATCTTCCTGCTCTTCCTGGACTGTGTGTGGCAGCTGTGGGCTCAGTTTCCAGCCCGTTTCCAGCTGACTGAAGCCTACCTGCTGGCCATTCATGACAGCGTCCAGCTGCCTCTGTTCAACACCTTCCTGGCCAACTGTCAGAGAGAGCGATGTCGCCgatcacag cACTTGGCTCCGAGCTACACTCCAGTAAATGGGCTGAGAGAGTTGCCCCGAGGCTCGGCCGAGGAGCCGGTGGACCCTCCGTACCCCCCCGTGTGGGACTGGGCCCTGCAGTACAGCAGCCAGAGACGGGCGCTGTTCACCCAGCCTGTGTGCCAACCTGTTTCCCCTGCACCTGTTCTCAACGGCAACCTAAACACCAACCTGGAGCCCGAGTGG aGTGACAGTGCTTTAGGCTCAGTGTTCCTGCTCTCGCGTGGTGTCTTTTCCTGTCCTTCTAACCTGCTGCCGTGGAGAAGTGGAGGAGGTTCAGGTTCCTACAAAAAGAGCCACAACAGAGCTCCATCCTGCGAGGGCCTTCCTGCTCTAGAGCGCCTGATCAGAGCCGAACCGTTACCCTCCAGCCTCCACGAACCCCACGGGCCTCTGCTGCCCCTGCTCCTGGGGCCCTGCGTGCACATCTGGAGGAACTGCTACCTGAGAGGGGCGCTGCATGCGCAG GCTTTCACATACCCGATGTCGTCTAACACGAGGCACCCAGTGGAACAGCTGGCATGGGAGGTGGAGAACCTGCGAGAACGCCTGGCCCAGGCCTCTACGGGCCGTCCTCCAAACCGCAAGAGACAGGAACACCGCCGCCTCGGCTCCAACCTCAACCAGAATGCCAACAATGGCAcgttcctcttctcctcttcctcctcttcttcctcttcttcttcctcttcctcctcctcctccacttcctcctcctcgtccaGAAGCTCTCATCAGGAGAGTCCGGGCCGTGTTTCCGGACGTTCCGGCTACAGCGACGGACCCAAACACACGTTCCTGTTCGGTCGCCCTGCCGCGAGTTCTAGTGCCAAACTGCCCAAGAGTAGTGGCTCGCTGGGGCACAAGCCTCGCTGA
- the mtmr11 gene encoding myotubularin-related protein 11 isoform X1 yields the protein MLTGSKTTFKVRQMPDLKDRIMTQSSLHARGRDMFGLCCLPGECVLQRAVLVRKKLSPKEGGGWLSGTLFCTHFRVAFVPQDSARPDDNADPVLLGDHDVALASIEKVVAVGPSRTKLVTPNSSLKFTPEELVLYCRDLRVLCFLFDRLTPDAQAVEITYTIAKTYQPLKPGTILSFQNAALGSIEMKQFLSNRRRDPSMNWYESAADWEQELERTGATGWRVSAVNDRFEMSTSLSRFNVVPQKVLDTELKKTFAHFNEGRIPRWCWRHPRGSDLLRMASFQNNIYHEKDDIRNLELILFGGQTQCVVVDLGDEMPSPADVQLAHTRLRSLCLGDISSSMSSVPDDKWLSTLEGTHWLDYTRCCLRKAAEVSCLLQRGQLTVVLQEPEDRDMNCVVSSLVQVMCDPHCRSVAGFQSLVQKEWVMAGHRFLSRINYHRDSDKEEAPIFLLFLDCVWQLWAQFPARFQLTEAYLLAIHDSVQLPLFNTFLANCQRERCRRSQHLAPSYTPVNGLRELPRGSAEEPVDPPYPPVWDWALQYSSQRRALFTQPVCQPVSPAPVLNGNLNTNLEPEWSDSALGSVFLLSRGVFSCPSNLLPWRSGGGSGSYKKSHNRAPSCEGLPALERLIRAEPLPSSLHEPHGPLLPLLLGPCVHIWRNCYLRGALHAQAFTYPMSSNTRHPVEQLAWEVENLRERLAQASTGRPPNRKRQEHRRLGSNLNQNANNGTFLFSSSSSSSSSSSSSSSSSTSSSSSRSSHQESPGRVSGRSGYSDGPKHTFLFGRPAASSSAKLPKSSGSLGHKPR from the exons GCGAGTGCGTCCTCCAGAGAGCCGTTCTGGTGAGGAAGAAGCTCTCGCCTAAAGAAGGAGGAGGCTGGCTCTCAGGAACTCTGTTCTGCACACATTTCCGTGTGGCCTTCGTGCCTCAGGACAGCGCCAGACCAGAC GACAATGCCGATCCAGTGCTGCTCGGAGACCATGATGTCGCTCTGGCATCCATCGAGAAGGTCGTGGCCG TGGGACCGTCCCGAACCAAACTGGTGACCCCTAACTCCTCTCTGAAGTTCACTCCTGAGGAACTGGTGCTGTACTGCAGAGACCTGCGAGTCCTCTGCTTCCTGTTTGACAGACTGACCCCTGACGCTCAGgctgtggag ATTACGTACACCATCGCCAAGACGTACCAGCCTCTGAAACCCGGTACCATCCTGTCCTTCCAGAACGCGGCGCTTGGGAGCATCG AAATGAAACAGTTCTTGAGCAACCGGAGGCGTGACCCGAGCATGAACTGGTACGAGAGTGCGGCAGACTGGGAGCAGGAACTGGAGCGGACCGGAGCCACTGGCTGGAGGGTCAGCGCCGTCAACGACCGCTTCGAAATGTCCACCAG TCTGTCCAGGTTTAACGTGGTTCCTCAGAAGGTCCTGGACACAgagctgaagaaaacattcgCACATTTTAATGAGGGTCGCATCCCG CGCTGGTGTTGGAGGCATCCACGTGGCAGTGACCTGCTCCGTATGGCCAGCTTTCAAAACAACATCTACCACGAGAAGGACGATATCCG GAACTTGGAGCTGATCCTGTTTGGCGGTCAGACGCAGTGTGTGGTGGTGGACCTCGGGGATGAGATGCCTTCTCCTGCAGACGTCCAGCTCGCACACACACGACTGCGGTCACTCTGCCTCGGAG ATATCTCTTCCTCCATGTCCTCCGTGCCGGATGATAAGTGGCTGTCCACTCTGGAGGGAACTCACTGGCTGGACTACACCAG gTGCTGTCTGAGAAAAGCTGCAGAAGTGTCCTGTTTGCTGCAGAGAGGTCAATTAACCGTCGTTCTTCAAG AGCCAGAGGATCGGGACATGAACTGCGTGGTGTCCAGTCTGGTGCAGGTGATGTGTGACCCTCACTGCCGCAGCGTTGCTGGATTCCAGAGCCTCGTGCAGAAGGAGTGGGTGATGGCTGGACACAGATTCCTCAGCCGCATCAACTACCACAGAGACAGCGACAAAGAGGAG gCTCCGATCTTCCTGCTCTTCCTGGACTGTGTGTGGCAGCTGTGGGCTCAGTTTCCAGCCCGTTTCCAGCTGACTGAAGCCTACCTGCTGGCCATTCATGACAGCGTCCAGCTGCCTCTGTTCAACACCTTCCTGGCCAACTGTCAGAGAGAGCGATGTCGCCgatcacag cACTTGGCTCCGAGCTACACTCCAGTAAATGGGCTGAGAGAGTTGCCCCGAGGCTCGGCCGAGGAGCCGGTGGACCCTCCGTACCCCCCCGTGTGGGACTGGGCCCTGCAGTACAGCAGCCAGAGACGGGCGCTGTTCACCCAGCCTGTGTGCCAACCTGTTTCCCCTGCACCTGTTCTCAACGGCAACCTAAACACCAACCTGGAGCCCGAGTGG aGTGACAGTGCTTTAGGCTCAGTGTTCCTGCTCTCGCGTGGTGTCTTTTCCTGTCCTTCTAACCTGCTGCCGTGGAGAAGTGGAGGAGGTTCAGGTTCCTACAAAAAGAGCCACAACAGAGCTCCATCCTGCGAGGGCCTTCCTGCTCTAGAGCGCCTGATCAGAGCCGAACCGTTACCCTCCAGCCTCCACGAACCCCACGGGCCTCTGCTGCCCCTGCTCCTGGGGCCCTGCGTGCACATCTGGAGGAACTGCTACCTGAGAGGGGCGCTGCATGCGCAG GCTTTCACATACCCGATGTCGTCTAACACGAGGCACCCAGTGGAACAGCTGGCATGGGAGGTGGAGAACCTGCGAGAACGCCTGGCCCAGGCCTCTACGGGCCGTCCTCCAAACCGCAAGAGACAGGAACACCGCCGCCTCGGCTCCAACCTCAACCAGAATGCCAACAATGGCAcgttcctcttctcctcttcctcctcttcttcctcttcttcttcctcttcctcctcctcctccacttcctcctcctcgtccaGAAGCTCTCATCAGGAGAGTCCGGGCCGTGTTTCCGGACGTTCCGGCTACAGCGACGGACCCAAACACACGTTCCTGTTCGGTCGCCCTGCCGCGAGTTCTAGTGCCAAACTGCCCAAGAGTAGTGGCTCGCTGGGGCACAAGCCTCGCTGA